In a single window of the Desulfonatronovibrio magnus genome:
- a CDS encoding HigA family addiction module antitoxin, producing MMTMKRQPSHPGYILKKDYLEPLNISITSMSETLGVSRKTLSKILNERGSVTPDMALRLSRALSTTPGLWLNLQKSYDLWRAEHLSSDWKDVRPLTSQVLHSV from the coding sequence ATGATGACAATGAAAAGACAGCCATCCCATCCCGGATATATTCTGAAGAAAGATTATTTGGAACCACTAAACATTTCTATAACCAGCATGTCTGAAACACTTGGCGTATCCAGAAAAACCTTGTCAAAGATATTGAATGAACGAGGCTCAGTGACTCCTGACATGGCCCTTAGGCTCTCACGAGCCCTAAGCACGACACCAGGCTTGTGGCTCAACCTCCAGAAGAGCTACGATCTTTGGCGTGCAGAACATCTTTCCAGCGACTGGAAAGATGTACGTCCCTTGACATCACAAGTCCTGCATTCTGTCTGA
- a CDS encoding type II toxin-antitoxin system RelE/ParE family toxin, with product MIKSFKHKGLEVFYYYGSTRGISPEHADKISRILDRLNAANDIIDMNFPGSYLHKLSGKLKGQYSVRVSGNWRIFFKFIDSDAYVVDYDDYH from the coding sequence ATGATTAAATCCTTTAAGCATAAGGGACTTGAAGTATTTTATTATTATGGATCAACAAGAGGCATTAGTCCCGAGCATGCAGACAAAATATCCAGAATCCTGGATCGACTGAACGCTGCAAATGACATAATTGATATGAACTTCCCAGGGTCCTACCTGCATAAGCTATCAGGAAAACTTAAGGGACAATATTCCGTCCGGGTCTCGGGAAATTGGAGAATATTTTTTAAATTCATAGATAGCGATGCTTATGTCGTTGACTATGATGATTACCATTAA